In Sphingopyxis sp. FD7, a single window of DNA contains:
- a CDS encoding tail fiber domain-containing protein yields the protein MTWYKTGTVTVTNGSATIIGAGTAFVKNALAGDGFRGPDGFMYEVVNVDSDTQLTISPNYAGATAAGQAYRIVPTQGRIIALSEGVTTLIDDFGAVRDGIGSGNFPDGTAAAPALRFGADTDTGLYRVGNNIVGIAVAGGEVARFDGGALALKGPSGVGVLLQNHEDANRGLVVSANGDAGSGYGYIGSTSSGYDIRFGIDAVEAVRISTARDFGIGVPPAVRLHVKSGGEIQRLETTTARGGGACFQGFYDPSGAKGFCGYSAIDDGFDIWNSLNHQIRFGTNATYRWAISSAGGFYPVADNAYTLGGGENRVSEIYAVNGTINTSDERDKTWRGAPTEAELRAARRIAAELGFYQWNDAIAAKGADGARMHFGVRAQAVWAIMADEGLIEPLAEGVDPGSAYAFLCWDKWDAVEPVAATDEVRDGEGNLIAPARAAQAGRPAGSRFGVRVDQLALFLIAAQDARIAALEAAVAA from the coding sequence ATGACTTGGTACAAAACGGGCACCGTCACCGTCACCAATGGAAGCGCGACTATCATCGGCGCGGGCACCGCCTTTGTAAAGAATGCGCTCGCCGGGGACGGCTTTCGCGGCCCCGATGGCTTCATGTATGAGGTCGTTAACGTCGATAGCGACACGCAGCTGACGATCAGCCCGAATTATGCGGGCGCGACCGCAGCGGGGCAGGCATACCGCATCGTGCCGACGCAGGGGCGGATCATCGCCCTTTCGGAAGGCGTTACCACGTTGATCGACGATTTCGGTGCGGTTCGCGATGGGATCGGATCAGGCAACTTCCCTGACGGGACGGCGGCGGCCCCGGCGCTGCGTTTCGGGGCGGATACGGACACAGGCCTTTATCGCGTTGGCAACAATATCGTTGGCATCGCCGTCGCTGGGGGCGAGGTGGCTCGTTTCGATGGCGGCGCATTGGCCCTCAAAGGCCCATCCGGCGTCGGAGTGTTGTTGCAAAATCACGAGGATGCTAATCGCGGCCTCGTGGTTTCCGCCAATGGCGATGCCGGCAGCGGTTACGGATATATCGGCTCGACTTCTAGCGGATATGACATTCGGTTTGGGATCGATGCCGTCGAGGCAGTTCGTATCTCGACCGCGCGCGATTTCGGTATCGGCGTGCCCCCCGCTGTGCGTTTGCACGTCAAGTCGGGCGGCGAAATCCAGCGGCTCGAAACGACCACCGCGCGCGGCGGCGGCGCCTGTTTTCAGGGCTTCTACGATCCGTCGGGGGCGAAGGGCTTTTGCGGCTATTCGGCAATCGATGACGGTTTCGACATCTGGAACAGCCTGAACCACCAGATACGCTTTGGCACCAATGCCACCTATCGCTGGGCGATCTCGTCAGCGGGCGGTTTTTATCCGGTCGCCGACAATGCCTATACGCTTGGCGGCGGCGAGAACCGGGTCAGCGAAATCTATGCCGTCAATGGCACGATCAACACGTCCGACGAGCGTGACAAGACGTGGCGCGGCGCGCCGACCGAAGCCGAACTGCGCGCCGCGCGGCGGATCGCGGCTGAACTCGGTTTCTATCAGTGGAACGACGCGATCGCCGCGAAGGGCGCGGACGGTGCGCGGATGCACTTCGGCGTGCGCGCGCAGGCGGTGTGGGCGATCATGGCCGACGAGGGGCTGATCGAGCCGCTTGCCGAGGGCGTCGATCCGGGCAGCGCCTATGCCTTCCTCTGCTGGGACAAGTGGGACGCGGTGGAGCCGGTCGCGGCGACCGACGAAGTCCGCGACGGGGAAGGCAACCTCATCGCCCCGGCGCGCGCGGCGCAGGCCGGTCGCCCCGCCGGAAGCCGCTTCGGGGTCCGCGTCGACCAGCTCGCGCTGTTCCTGATCGCCGCGCAGGACGCGCGGATCGCGGCGCTGGAGGCGGCAGTCGCGGCGTGA